AAATAAGAAGGGTATTGAAACTGTGGGATATGGTACTGATGAAATTATTGGAAAGAGTTTTATTGACTTTATTCCAGAAAGATTTAAGGCGGAATTAACAGATATTGCTACCCGCATAATATCTGGTGATTTAAAAGGATTTGGGCATTATGAAGGTCCTATTTTAGTAAAAAATGGCGAAGAAAGACTTATTTCATGGAATATTGCTGTACTTAGAGATGATAATGGTAATTTCATAAATGCACTTATTTCTGGAGAGGATATTACTGAAAGTAAAAAAGCAGAAGAGAATATACTGAAATTGGCAAATATTGTTGAATCTTCAGATGATGCAATAATTGGTTTAACACTTGATGGGATTATAACAAGCTGGAATAGGGGAGCTAAAAAAGTATATGGATATTCTGCCGAAGAAATGATTGGAAAAGGATATTCTCCTTTGTTTGATCCTTCTCAGCTTAAAAAAGTAGATGAATATATATCTGAACTTAAAGAAGGAAAAAATATAATACATTATGAAGCCAAAAGGCTGAGAAAAGATGGTATTGAGATATATGTATCTATGAATCTATTCTCTGTCAAAAATGTTGAGGGAAAAGTTACTGGAATATCTGTAATTTCAAGAGATATTACCGAGAGTAAAAAGGCAGAGGAAGCATTAAGAGAAAGCGAAAAGCGTTACCGTGCTTTATATGATGATAACCCTTCTATGTATTTTACAGTGGATACTGAAGGTATTATACTGTCTGTAAATCCGTTTGGAGCTGAAAGACTTGGTTACACTGTCCATGAATTAATTGGTAAATCATTGATATCAATGGTATTCTATGAGAAAGACCGGAAATATGCAGCACGTAATTTAAAGTACAGTATAAAAAATTATGGGAAGGTGTTTTACTGGGAAATCCGTAAAATCCACAGAGACGGCAGTTTAATGTGGGTAAAAGAGATTTTACACGCTGTTAAGGGGCCTGATGGAAATATAACAGTTTATGTTGTATGTGAGGACATTACGGAGCGTAAAAATGCGGAAGAAGCCGCCAAACGCGAAGCATTTGCGGCATCACAAACTGCAAAGGCCTTAAAAGAGAGCGAAGAGAGGCTTAAAATATTATTTGAATATGCTCCTGATCCATACTTCCTTACAGATATGGAAGGAAACTTTTTGGACGGCAATAAAGCTGCTGAAAGACTTATAGATTTTAAAAAGGAAGAAATTATAGGCAAAAATCTTGTTGAATTAGGTCTAATTACTGGAGAACAGATAATTAAAGCATTTGATTTATTGAGTAAGAACATTAAAGGCCGTGCTACTGGTCCAGAAGAATTTATTCTCACTAGAAAAGGCGGTAAAAAAGTACCAGCTGAGATAACTGGATATCCAATAGAAATAAGGGGTCAAAGGTTAGTTCTGGGAATGGCCAGAGATATAAGCGAGCGTAAAAAATCCGAGGAAAAATTAAAAGAAACAATACATGAATTGAAACGTTCCAATGATGAATTACAACAATTTGCTTATATTACTTCTCATGATTTACAGGAACCGCTTAGAACCATTGCAAGTTTCACACAGCTTTTAGAACGGCGCTATAAAAACAAACTTGACACTGATGCCGATGAATTTATTGAGTTTATAGTTGATGCTGCAACACGAATGAAAGAAATGATCCAAGGGTTGCTTGATTATTCTAGAATAGGTACAAGGGGAGGTGAATTTAATTTTACAGATATTGAAGAGGTATTAATAACTGTTTTATCTAATCTACATGCTGCAATTACTGAAAGTGGGGCTAAAATTACTTATGATAAACTTCCAACAGTCATTGCTGATAGAAACCAGTTGATTCAGCTATTCCAGAATATGATATCAAATGCCATTAAATTTAAAAAGATGGATGTTACTCCAAAAATTCATATATCTGCAAGAAAAGACGAAAAAAAAAGGGAATTTATATTTTCAGTTTCAGATAATGGGATTGGATTAGAATCTCAGTATAAAGATAAAATATTTGAGGTATTTAAAAGGCTGCACACTATGGATGAATATAAAGGGGCAGGGATAGGTCTTGCAATCAGTAAAAGAATTATCGAACGTCATGGGGGCAGAATTTGGGTTGAATCTGAATTAGGTAGGGGGTCTACGTTTTATTTCACTTTACCAATTAGATTGGCTGAAATATCTAATTTTTAATCCGGATCTATCTTATAATAATAATTTGAAGTGAAATAATTGAGTTGTTATTAAATATTTTAGTGTATTTTGAGCTATATTTTATGTCTCCAAAACTTCTTAAAGAAAACTTTTTTTATACCTTCTTCTAATACATATTTAGAAAATAATATGAATAAATTAAAATGATTTTTATGAAGAATACGGGTTTAGATATATTTTCACTTACCAGTGAAGACTATTATACAATATTTGAAAATATGCAGGAAGGCATAACTGTTTACAGGATAGTGTATGATAGAAATGGAAATGTAGTTGATTTAATTATTAAGTACGCTAATCCTGCCTCTTCAACCAGTAGAGTGTTCATTAATAAAAATTTTAGAGGTAAAAGTATTACTAAACTCTATGGATCTAACGCTGTTTCTTCTTTGATAATGGAAGTGAATGAAATAGTCTCCACTGGGAAAATTAAAAAGTATGAGACTTATTCTCCAACTATAGATAGTTATTTTTCATTTTCAGCTTTTGCACCTGCTAGTGATTTGTATGTAACACTTACAACTGATATTACAGAACAGAAAAAAGCTGAACAATATTTAAGAAATGCACACGATGAACTGGAAGTTAAAGTTCAGGAACGGACCAGTGAACTTTTAGCCACCCTTCAAGAGAAGGAACTGCTTCTGAGGGAAATTCATCATCGTGTTAAAAATAACCTGCAAATAATAAGCAGTCTTCTTAATCTCCAGATTCCTTATATCAAAGATGAACAATCAATTGAATTTTTTAAAGAAAGCCAAAACAGGGTTAAATCTATTTCAATGGTTCATGAGAAACTTTATCAGTCCAAAAATCTTGATAAAATTGACTTTGGTAGTTATATTTCTAATATTGTAACTAATTTATTTCAGACCTACGATGTAAATCAAAATTTAATTGAATATGATTTGGATCTGGATAGTATAGAACTTAACATTGAAACTTCCATTCCTTGCGGCCTTATTATAACAGAACTTGTAACTAATTCGATTAAACACGCATTTCCAACAGCTTATGGGCCATGTTCTGAATCTACTGTTTCAACAACTGAAAGAGGTGAATCTGGAAATGGTGGCCTGCAGATCTCTGATTCGTGGTCCAAGAATGAAAATCAGCAATTACAACAAAAACAAGATTACAGCTTCAAGGCAAAGGGAAATTGTATTTCTGAAGTGTCAAAATCTCCGGTTTTGAGGACGTATGGATTTGAAGGATTTACAGTTCTTGACACAGAAAAAAATGAAAAAAGCAAAATTTGGGTAAAATTATACTCCGATAATGGAAAATTCTGCATTATAATAAAAGATAATGGTATCGGATTCCCTGAAGGTTTAAGTTTTAAAAATACTGAATCTTTAGGCCTACAGCTGGTTAATCTCTTAATAAATCAAGTAGATGGATATATAGAACTTAACTCGGAAACTGGAACTGAATTTAGAATTGAATTTGAGGAGTTAAAATACAGGGAAAGGATTTAATCTTGAATGAATTGAATTTATACTGCATGGATAATACTGGTTGATATTTAAAAAAATAAGATGGCTAAATTTATCTGTTTGTTATATTGCATGTTGATCTAGTCACATCACAAAATTCAACATTTGCAGCCCATCTATTTTTGCATTCACATTCAAATTCTTCAGGAATGCTCTGGTTAAGATTGGATTCAATTATTAAATTTTTGAGTTTCTTATTGCATTTTTTACAGTTAAAAGGCCCTCTCCGTGTTCCAAAACCAGAAGTATCCATTATCACCGGAATCTTAGATGAACTTCTGACCATTTTTATGATTTCAAGTACACTCCAGATCCACGGCGGCTGGTATGAACCTCTGCGCCATAGAAGTTCCATAAGAGTTCCTTTGTGAATTGTTGCTGGGCAGAATGATATCCTATCAACACCAACTTTTTCTGCATATTGTGCTGAAGCAACTGCATCTTCAATAGCTTCTTTTTCAGATGTTAAAATTGGCTTAACAAAAAGATAGGCTTTGGATGTAACTTTGTAATCATTTTTCATCTTTTTAATAACATTAACGGCTTGTTCAAAGTCTTCATTTGAAAATCCTTTGTTTATCCTGTATTTTTTGATATAGTCGCTGCTGCTTTCAAGCCCCATACTTACCTCGAATATTTTATCTGGCAGGAGACTGCAGCACTCCCTGATTACTTCTTCGGTTACATACTCTGGACGGGATTCAACTATAACTTCTTCTACATTCTCTTCATTATTCAGGATTTTGAGAATTTCATCACGTGCTTCTTTAGGTAATTCCTCTTCATTTAAAAAACTTCCTGATACAAAGATTTTAACAGCAGTTTTTGGTTTTATTTCATGTCTTTCCATAAGATTTTTGAATATTTGAACTGATTCATCTGAAGAAACCTCTTCTAAGGGTGAATCTGCAATGTAACTGCACATCGTGCATCCGCCAGATCCTGAAAGTGCATGGGCACATCCTGGAGTTGGTATAATTATAAAAACAGCATTTCCTTTTCCGGAGTAGAGCAGGTCTTCTGAGGTCCAGGTTACTGCAAGATCAGATGGTGATTGCTTATCCATTCTTTTAATGGCATTTTTTCTGATGTCTGACATTAAGTTTTGAATTTCCATAATTTTCACGGGTTTATCTTTAATATTTTGATTTGGTTTATAGTATGTTTTTATCAACCTTTACAAAATCTGTCAAATCTTTGATTTGACGCAGCAAAAATCACAGATTTTTGCATGCTTCGATTTTGTAAGCACGAAAATTTCCAATTTTCGACTGCGCTCGAAAATCTATGATTTTCGGCGCCCCGAAAAATCTAAGATTTTTCAATGGTTTTTTTCTAAAAAGGTTGATTTTCACGCTTGTAAATTTAAAAAATTTTTGAAGTTGTGTAACTTATCATAAAATAAGTAGATACCATTGAATTTGTTGTACTTGAATTAAATATGTCGAAGTATAATATTAATTTGTTGAAAAATAGCAAACTTAAAAAATAGCTTTAATGACTTAAAAATGAAAAATAAAATAAGTATGGAGAATTTAGAATGCGCTAATTACGTCTCCAAGTAATTTTATGGATTTTTCTTTGTCAGGTCCAATTGGGGAACCNNNNNNNNNNCCACCTGAAAGCTGTGTATGGTAACGGTTGTATTTGTCTGATAATCCTACTTTGTCAAGGAGTTTTTTGGCTTTTCCCGAATCTGGTGAAATCATGGGCAGCATAACATTTTCTAATGCTGTAAGCTGCGGCATTAAATTGAACCGCTGGAATACAAATCCAATGTTTGCCCTTCTGAGATTTGCCTGTTCATCTTTTGTATACTCTTTGATATTTTTTTCGTTCAACAAGACAGTTCCCTTTGTGGGTGTGTCGAGTATTCCTGCCAGGTGGAGCAGTGTTGATTTTCCAGATCCAGAAGGACCCATTATGGCAATAAATGAACCGCTGTTTACTGTTAAATTAACCCCTCTAAGTGCTTGTATGTCCTCTGATCCCATTTTGTATGTTTTCCAGACTTCATTAAATTCGAGTACATCGTTATTCATATCGCAGTGCCTCCACAACGTTTAGTTTAGATGCCCTCCATGCGGGATATAATCCTGCCAGAACACTTAAAATTGTAGCACCTCCAATTACTGCAGCGACTAACCATAAAGGCAACATTTGGGTGAGTTTAATGCCGCTAATACCGTATTGCGGTGCAAGGAACATAATTCCAAGTTCGAGTATGACCGCCGCTACAACTACCCCTACTATGGCGGATAATAAACCTAAAAGACCGGCCTCTGTAAGTATGCTGCTTAATATTTCTCTATTTTTAAACCCGATTGCTTTTAATACTCCAATTTCTCTTGTCCTCTCTGAAACATTGACTAACATGATGTTTATAATGCTTATAACTCCCACCAGTAATGCAACACCTGCAATAGCACCTACAAAGAGGGTTACTGTTTGCATTATATTATCGATCTGTTTGGTGTAGTCTGACTTTGTTAAAGCACTTGTACCGTTTACAGCACTTTCAATCTGGTTTTTTACAGTATCTGGGTCCGCTTTAGTATTTGCAGTTATACTTGATACCTTGTTGCTGTTTAGAGGAAGAGCTTTATCAACATTCATGAACACGTATGCCCCATTGTCTCCTCCTTCGTTAGTTATCCCGGTAACTGACATTTTTTGATTTTTAACGGTTATATTGCTTCCAATTTTATAATTTAATTCATCTGCAAGTGATTTACTGATAACAACGCCGGGAGTCCCGTTAAATTTCAACTGGTTCCAGTCACTCATTCCTATAACCATTACCTGGATGTTATTCATTTGTGTGGTGAACTGTGTTTCTTTTTTAATGTTGTAAAGATCTGACATATTTTCTATCTGGGAAACTGCAGCAGTATTTAAAAATGAATCACCTGTAGATCCTGTAATTCCTGACCCTCCAGAGCTATTTGTTATGGTAACGTCGCCCATGAGGGAAGCTGTTTGATCTTTCATATAAGACGACATTCCAGTACCAATACCTATAAGACTAATTAGGGCAGTTACTCCTATTACTATTCCTAACATGGTTAGGGCGCTTCTAAGTTTTCTTCTTTTAAAATTTTTAAAGGATAGTTTATAAATGCTCATTTGATTCCTCCGAATGTAGATACTTGCCTGAAATAATGTTGCATTTTTTGGATGCAACTATTTATCTTACTTTAATACTATTGACGTATTAACTATTAAATTTTTTTAATTTGGTATGAATTGAATTTTTAGCATTTAATACACAATTAGTCATTTCATTAAAAAATTAATAGTCTAAATTTCAGTTTAATTTTTATTTAAATAGCTTAATAATGCTTTTATTTAAAAATATCACATTTATGTATTTAAATAGACTTAATAAATAAATAATATACAAAAATACTTTGATTAAGCTTTAGATTTTCAAGAATGAAAATATGAATATGTGCTTAACTGCTGAAGTTTCTATTAACATCTGACATTGGACATTATGGGAGGTGTAATACATTATCACATTAATATTTATATAGAACATTATAATATGAATAGAGGAGGCATTATTAATGGATGAGGAAAAATTAGGAGAAATGTTGGATAATTTATTTTTGTTATACCAACTTTTTCAAAAAAACGTTTTGAAGTATAAGACCAGTAATGGGCGTATAAAAATGTCATTTGCCCATTATTTAACATTGATAATATTGAAAGAAAGGGGAGAACTATCCATATCTGAAATTGGAACCTTAATTGGGATGAAAAAACAAAATATGACCTATCTGACCAATAAACTTGTTGAAGATGGGTTGATCCAGAGATTACATGATATGAGCGATCGGAGGGTAATTAAAATTGCCCTTACGGGTAAAGGTGATGAATATCTGGATAAATGGCGTAAAAGTAAAATTGAAGAAACGAAAGAAGATTTTTCTTTTTACAACGATAAAGATATGAATGAAATTTGCAGATCAATTGAAAATATCAAGCAGGTATTCTTAAGAATAGATAATGGAAGAAAAAATTTTTAAGTATCTGCAAGCAGTAAGTCAAGCCTAAAATTTTTTAATTTTACTGCAAAGGTTTAGTTAAGATAGTAAATCATTCTTTAAATATCGTTAAGTATGTTTTACTACCTAACTGGACCGAATATACTTTAGCTAACACATGATAGAGATTTCTATTTCATGTTTTAATTCAACTTTATTTTTTAATAGGAAATTTTGCCTTTGATATCTTATTTTTTAGATTTTTAGTATAATTTAGAGGATCCCCTATTGAAAATTTGCAAATTTTAAAAATAGTACCTGTGTAGTCATAATGAACAATAGAATGTATATTCATTTGTATGTCCTCCCATAGGTATGAATTTGAAATTATATAAATAAAAACGTGTTAATAACTCTATTTAACCTTTTATAAATCCTAATAATTCCACGATTTGACTCATTGCAATCTTGAATAGTCAAATATTAATACTTAAACAATGTTTATTAGGAATGTGTTAAATAAAATCAAATACGGATTTATAGGAGGTGAAAAATATGTTGGAAGCTTTATTGGCTTTATTAAGCCCTGTTATATCATTAGTAGGCGGGCTAGTAAGTCCTTTATTAGGACTTATATTATAATATTTGAGGCGTAATGGAGTCTTTATGGGGTGAAAAGTGTGATAAAACATTTTATCAGACTTGTTACACCCTTTATGTTTAATAAAGATTTATTACAGGCACTGCTAGTTATTTTAATACTGTGAAGTATTAAAACTAGTTTAAAGGAGGTGAAAAGCATGATAGAAACCTGTGGCTTTTTATACCAGCTATTAGATTTATTAGGAGGTTTGTTAGGTTCCCTTTTAGGTATTTTATTTTAGTGCCACCAGCATAGTATAAAATTAGTTTAAAGGAGGTGAGAAACATGGTAGACTGCTGTGGCTTTTTATACCAGCTGTTAGATTTATTAGGAGGTTTATTACAGTCCTTAGTGTGTTTGTTATTTTAATACTGTAATCGTGTTATGGCCATTTTAATGGGGCGAAAAATATGTTAATGAGTTTGCTGGATTTATTAAGGCCAGTAATATCTTCGATAAGTATTTAGTAGCTTCAATAAAAGATTGGTGCTGTAATGCGTTTAATGTATAATAATTTAATAGGCATATCCCATACAAATTCCCACTCATCATAACACATTTTCTTTAAAGGAATATCTGGCAATGGGATAGGCCTATATTCCTTTAATTACTTTTTTAAAAGTGGAATTTTTAATTAAATTATAACTTAATTAAAATAGCTCATGTTGGAGTATTGTGCAAATAGTACTAAATTATTATGTAATTTTTGATTAAATAAATGGAATTTCTTTTAAAACAAGCTCAAATTTAAATTAACCCGTAAACATGTAATCTGTATAAACCATGCATATGATGATAGACATGAGAGATTATGTTGATGTGCTTAAATAAAAAGATACTGATCTTAAATTCAATACGTTAACTGGTTAAAAATAGAATTTAAATGAAATTAGTCAAAAAAAAATTAATTAACGGAGTATGCTGCCGTCCTGCATTTTGATTACCCTGTCTGCATATTCTGCACATAGTGGATCGTGTGTTACCTCTACGATTGTTAACCCATCATTTTGATTTAATTCCTGGAGTAATTCCATTATTATCCTTGTATTTTGAGTATCGAGTTCTCCTGTAGGCTCATCGGCCAGTAAAAGTGATGGATCATTTGCAAGGGCGCGCGCAATGGAAACCCTCTGCTGCTCCCCACCTGAAAGCTGTGTATGGTAACGGTTGTATTTGTCTGATAATCCTACTTTGTCAAGGAGTTTTTTGGCTTTTCCCGAATCAGGTGAAATCATAGGTAACATAACATTTTCTAATGCTGTAAGCTGCTGCATTAAATTAAACCGCTGGAATACAAATCCAATATTAGCCCTCCGGATTTTTGCCTGTTCTTTTAATGAATACTCTTTGATATTTTTCCCGTTCATTAAAACAGCTCCCTTTGTGGGTGTATCGAGTATTCCTGCCAGGTGGAGCAGTGTTGATTTTCCAGATCCAGAAGGCCCCATTAACGCTGTAAAAGTGCCTTCATTTATAATTAAATTAACTCCTTTAAGCGCCATTACTTCTTCTGTTCCCATTTGATATGTTTTCCAGACATGATTAAATACCAGTACATCGTTATTCATATCGCAGTGCCTCCACAACGTTTAGTTTAGATGCCCTCCATGCGGGATATAATCCTGCTAAAACACTTAAAATTGTAGCACCTACGA
This genomic window from Methanobacterium veterum contains:
- a CDS encoding ABC transporter ATP-binding protein; translated protein: MNNDVLEFNEVWKTYKMGSEDIQALRGVNLTVNSGSFIAIMGPSGSGKSTLLHLAGILDTPTKGTVLLNEKNIKEYTKDEQANLRRANIGFVFQRFNLMPQLTALENVMLPMISPDSGKAKKLLDKVGLSDKYNRYHTQLSGG
- a CDS encoding archaeosine biosynthesis radical SAM protein RaSEA, encoding MEIQNLMSDIRKNAIKRMDKQSPSDLAVTWTSEDLLYSGKGNAVFIIIPTPGCAHALSGSGGCTMCSYIADSPLEEVSSDESVQIFKNLMERHEIKPKTAVKIFVSGSFLNEEELPKEARDEILKILNNEENVEEVIVESRPEYVTEEVIRECCSLLPDKIFEVSMGLESSSDYIKKYRINKGFSNEDFEQAVNVIKKMKNDYKVTSKAYLFVKPILTSEKEAIEDAVASAQYAEKVGVDRISFCPATIHKGTLMELLWRRGSYQPPWIWSVLEIIKMVRSSSKIPVIMDTSGFGTRRGPFNCKKCNKKLKNLIIESNLNQSIPEEFECECKNRWAANVEFCDVTRSTCNITNR
- a CDS encoding ABC transporter permease — translated: MSIYKLSFKNFKRRKLRSALTMLGIVIGVTALISLIGIGTGMSSYMKDQTASLMGDVTITNSSGGSGITGSTGDSFLNTAAVSQIENMSDLYNIKKETQFTTQMNNIQVMVIGMSDWNQLKFNGTPGVVISKSLADELNYKIGSNITVKNQKMSVTGITNEGGDNGAYVFMNVDKALPLNSNKVSSITANTKADPDTVKNQIESAVNGTSALTKSDYTKQIDNIMQTVTLFVGAIAGVALLVGVISIINIMLVNVSERTREIGVLKAIGFKNREILSSILTEAGLLGLLSAIVGVVVAAVILELGIMFLAPQYGISGIKLTQMLPLWLVAAVIGGATILSVLAGLYPAWRASKLNVVEALRYE
- a CDS encoding ABC transporter ATP-binding protein, with the translated sequence MNNDVLVFNHVWKTYQMGTEEVMALKGVNLIINEGTFTALMGPSGSGKSTLLHLAGILDTPTKGAVLMNGKNIKEYSLKEQAKIRRANIGFVFQRFNLMQQLTALENVMLPMISPDSGKAKKLLDKVGLSDKYNRYHTQLSGGEQQRVSIARALANDPSLLLADEPTGELDTQNTRIIMELLQELNQNDGLTIVEVTHDPLCAEYADRVIKMQDGSILR
- a CDS encoding MarR family winged helix-turn-helix transcriptional regulator, encoding MDEEKLGEMLDNLFLLYQLFQKNVLKYKTSNGRIKMSFAHYLTLIILKERGELSISEIGTLIGMKKQNMTYLTNKLVEDGLIQRLHDMSDRRVIKIALTGKGDEYLDKWRKSKIEETKEDFSFYNDKDMNEICRSIENIKQVFLRIDNGRKNF
- a CDS encoding sensor histidine kinase; the protein is MKNTGLDIFSLTSEDYYTIFENMQEGITVYRIVYDRNGNVVDLIIKYANPASSTSRVFINKNFRGKSITKLYGSNAVSSLIMEVNEIVSTGKIKKYETYSPTIDSYFSFSAFAPASDLYVTLTTDITEQKKAEQYLRNAHDELEVKVQERTSELLATLQEKELLLREIHHRVKNNLQIISSLLNLQIPYIKDEQSIEFFKESQNRVKSISMVHEKLYQSKNLDKIDFGSYISNIVTNLFQTYDVNQNLIEYDLDLDSIELNIETSIPCGLIITELVTNSIKHAFPTAYGPCSESTVSTTERGESGNGGLQISDSWSKNENQQLQQKQDYSFKAKGNCISEVSKSPVLRTYGFEGFTVLDTEKNEKSKIWVKLYSDNGKFCIIIKDNGIGFPEGLSFKNTESLGLQLVNLLINQVDGYIELNSETGTEFRIEFEELKYRERI